Proteins co-encoded in one Planctomycetia bacterium genomic window:
- a CDS encoding TIGR03066 family protein, with protein MLRCGISLIALLAALISTSAMQDKIDGKLLLGKWEPETKPQGAKLVIEFAKEGKLTVDAEFGGQKINMDGSYKLEGDQLTITMKQQGKEETTKMKVTKLNDKEMVTKDDKDKMETLKRVASK; from the coding sequence ATGTTACGTTGTGGTATTTCCCTGATCGCGCTGCTGGCTGCCTTGATTTCCACCTCAGCCATGCAGGATAAAATCGATGGCAAACTGCTGCTTGGCAAATGGGAACCTGAAACCAAGCCACAAGGCGCCAAGCTGGTCATCGAATTCGCCAAGGAAGGCAAGCTGACCGTTGATGCAGAATTCGGTGGGCAGAAAATCAATATGGATGGTTCGTACAAGCTCGAAGGCGACCAGTTGACCATCACCATGAAACAGCAGGGCAAGGAAGAAACGACCAAGATGAAAGTGACCAAACTCAATGACAAGGAAATGGTCACCAAGGATGACAAAGACAAGATGGAAACTCTGAAGCGAGTAGCTTCCAAGTAG